A single genomic interval of Helianthus annuus cultivar XRQ/B chromosome 13, HanXRQr2.0-SUNRISE, whole genome shotgun sequence harbors:
- the LOC118485919 gene encoding uncharacterized protein LOC118485919, with translation MSGDEKKDEPEFSGSDKSLKQLHPAYSVTNVQSKIRTLDGVTVTYTSWVKLFRFHVVAYQVTDHIDGTEPPPETATEYKAWKELDALVLQWILSTVSDDLLPRVLDTGPTARHAWVKLEKLYLSNKKARAGALETRFCNLTLSTCSSLDDYCQRLKDLANQLEDVDHPITEDRLVLQLVRGLPAEYDTTASLINANSADWDLARSMLEDERIRQEARQKTNQSVHVATTPNHSSHSQPQPHPNHHPQSGSFNPPSQQPYYHRTGRGRGRGRSNRGRGSGRGPTSSSQPWPSSHPTYPQWAWWNTPPCPYPTQPAFQPTTPYNLPTTQTQSAHYSPAPQPNPTQPTAAYSPPTYP, from the coding sequence ATGTCCGGCGACGAAAAGAAAGATGAGCCTGAGTTTTCTGGCTCCGATAAATCACTCAAACAGCTGCACCCAGCCTACTCGGTCACCAACGTGCAGTCAAAGATACGTACCCTTGATGGCGTGACGGTCACGTATACGTCTTGGGTTAAGCTGTTTCGATTCCATGTTGTGGCCTATCAAGTTACTGACCACATCGATGGAACTGAACCCCCACCAGAGACCGCAACCGAGTACAAAGCTTGGAAGGAGCTTGACGCTCTCGTTCTACAATGGATTCTCAGCACTGTATCTGATGATCTTTTACCCCGAGTTCTCGACACTGGCCCCACGGCTCGACATGCTTGGGTGAAACTCGAAAAACTTTACCTAAGCAACAAGAAAGCTCGGGCGGGGGCCCTTGAAACCAGGTTTTGCAACCTCACTTTATCTACTTGTTCGTCTTTGGACGACTATTGTCAGCGCCTCAAAGACTTAGCAAACCAGCTGGAAGACGTGGACCATCCCATAACTGAAGATAGGTTGGTACTTCAACTTGTTCGAGGCTTGCCTGCAGAATATGACACAACCGCCTCTCTCATCAATGCCAACAGTGCGGATTGGGATCTTGCTCGTAGCATGCTGGAAGATGAACGTATTAGACAAGAAGCCCGCCAAAAGACCAACCAGTCCGTTCATGTTGCCACCACTCCAAACCACTCGTCCCACTCACAACCACAACCGCATCCTAACCATCACCCCCAATCTGGTTCCTTTAACCCACCATCCCAACAGCCTTACTACCACCGAACCGGTCGTGGCCGTGGCCGGGGCCGAAGCAACCGGGGACGTGGCTCTGGCCGCGGACCAACATCATCTTCCCAACCTTGGCCCTCAAGTCACCCAACCTACCCCCAATGGGCTTGGTGGAACACTCCACCTTGCCCCTACCCAACTCAACCTGCTTTCCAGCCCACTACACCATACAACCTACCCACGACCCAAACCCAATCGGCCCATTACTCTCCTGCACCTCAGCCGAACCCAACCCAACCTACTGCCGCCTACAGCCCACCCACCTACCCATAG
- the LOC110902167 gene encoding putative disease resistance RPP13-like protein 1 — protein MAEIIASELLKAVFEKLSSEALKKIGRSQGIQSELKKLERTLTQIQSLLNDASQKEITDEAVQNWLSGLQHLAYDIDDVLDDLATEAMHRELTQQSGGITSKVKRLVPTWYTNLSLSQRVHHKLDDITTKLQDLEKEKVSLGLIVKDEKSKRIYQTSLVDTSSIVGREKEKKELLVKLLGDEPCDKNFSIVPIVGMGGLGKTTLAKLLYDDEKVKKHFELMAWVCVSDPFDIFSISKVILQSVNGENEEFADLNLLQVALRNQLKEKRFLIVLDDVWSESYEEWESLVSPFHDCAPRSKIIMTTRKRKLLEDLRCGDLSSLQTFSDDDAMSLFAQHALGVNNFDSHPILRPYGEDIVKKCDNLPLALRVLGRLFSTKTKEEDEWKELLNSNIWESRKEGEIIPALRLSYHDLKACWKQVFAYCSLFPKDYVFDKDDLIKLWMAEGFLNQSSSNESMESLGLEYFEELFSRSFFQYAPNDSSLFVMHDLLNDLAISVAGEFFLRLDDVMKDTRKKDPERYRHMSFVRKEYEANSKFKPIESATSLRTFLAVSVELEDSWGEFYLSSKILVDLLQKLPLLRVLCLSGYFISEVPETIGSLKHLRYLNLSRTLITCLPENVGNLYNLQSLILYRCNSLSMLPINFSKLKNLRHLDIRGTPLLSKMPLGIGKLKSLQTLSKIIIRGDNGLAIAELKDLTNLHGKTHIKGLEKVEIASHASEANLSQKRLSGLELEWSGVFNDSRKKSLEKEVLDALKPHSESLIKLGIVSYGGIEFPDWVGDISYLNLISVSLRGCKHCTSLPPLGQLPSLKELYIEDINEVKAMGSELIGTGRAFTSLEVLELRNMKRLEVWSTPIEVVSFPCLKKLVIRGCPNLVQVSPGALPLLNILQVSECDSAVLRSLVPVASSVKELRIKSMLGLSDVAWRGAIEYLGGVEVISISKCNEIRYLWESEAKASKALTKLRELRFIKCQNLVRLGEKEEDDCGRNLITTLRTLKIEDCKSMEHCRCPNNTEILLIGGCSSITSTSFPTTGEQKFKSLEIDSCDKPLEKEFGGDNTRVVINNTSIPKLQYVLLGSLPNLTTIIELSHFIHLTYLVIESCPSMESFPDHELPNLTSLTFLYILNCSSKDDSFPRGPPKLHTLFIGGLKRPILEWGPQNFPTSLVNLTLFGDPSEDDDVSRCSQLSHLLPSSLTSLALDGFKKLKSVSVGLQHLTSLQHLFLAYCPKMKHLPDILLPSLLSLNIAECPKLEGRCSRRGSYWSRISHIPCIRINTESFVSLVFPKDCKYSFNKSTLLVQ, from the exons ATGGCTGAAATCATTGCCTCTGAACTCCTGAAAGCTGTTTTTGAGAAGCTGTCTTCTGAAGCCTTGAAGAAAATCGGACGGTCCCAAGGAATCCAGTCAGAACTGAAGAAACTAGAGAGGACCCTAACCCAGATCCAGTCTCTCCTTAACGATGCTTCTCAGAAGGAAATAACTGATGAAGCTGTTCAAAACTGGCTCAGTGGTCTCCAGCATCTGGCTTACGACATTGATGACGTACTTGATGATCTGGCAACAGAAGCTATGCATCGTGAGCTCACCCAGCAATCTGGAGGCATCACCAGCAAGGTAAAAAGGCTTGTCCCAACTTGGTACACAAATTTATCACTAAGTCAGAGGGTGCATCACAAGTTAGATGATATTACCACCAAATTACAAGATCTAGAGAAGGAGAAGGTTAGTCTTGGTttaattgtaaaagatgaaaagtcgAAAAGAATTTATCAGACCTCTTTGGTAGATACATCTAGTATTGTTGGACGGGAAAAGGAAAAGAAGGAATTGCTTGTGAAGCTATTAGGGGACGAGCCATGTGATAAGAACTTTAGCATCGTGCCTATAGTTGGTATGGGTGGGTTAGGGAAAACCACTCTAGCTAAACTTCTGTATGACGATGAGAAAGTTAAGAAGCACTTTGAACTAATGGCTTGGGTTTGTGTCTCTGATCCGTTTGATATCTTTAGTATAAGCAAGGTAATCTTACAATCTGTGAATGGAGAAAACGAGGAATTTGCAGATTTAAATCTGCTTCAAGTAGCTCTTAGAAATCAACTTAAGGAGAAACGATTTTTGATAGTATTAGATGATGTTTGGAGTGAAAGCTATGAGGAGTGGGAGAGCCTTGTGAGCCCATTTCATGATTGTGCTCCCAGAAGTAAAATTATAATGacgacgcggaagaggaaactgCTCGAAGACCTACGTTGCGGTGATCTAAGCTCTCTGCAAACTTTTTCAGATGACGATGCTATGTCTTTGTTTGCTCAACATGCGTTGGGTGTAAATAACTTTGATTCGCATCCAATCCTCAGACCATATGGTGAAGACATTGTGAAAAAATGTGATAACTTGCCTTTGGCCTTAAGAGTACTTGGGAGGTTATTTAGCACAAAGACTAAAGAAGAAGATGAGTGGAAGGAGCTGTTGAATAGTAACATATGGGAATCACGAAAGGAGGGTGAGATTATCCCAGCCCTCAGATTAAGCTACCATGATCTTAAGGCATGTTGGAAACAGGTGTTTGCATACTGCTCGTTGTTTCCCAAGGACTATGTATTTGACAAAGACGATTTGATTAAACTTTGGATGGCG GAAGGCTTTTTGAACCAGTCATCTTCAAACGAGTCAATGGAAAGCTTAGGTCTTGAATACTTTGAAGAGTTGTTTTCAAGGTCATTTTTTCAGTATGCACCCAATGACTCGTCGTTGTTCGTGATGCATGACTTGCTTAATGACCTGGCCATATCTGTCGCTGGAGAATTCTTTTTAAGGTTAGACGATGTTATGAAGGATACTAGGAAGAAAGATCCGGAAAGGTATCGCCATATGTCATTTGTTCGTAAGGAATATGAAGCAAACTCGAAGTTCAAGCCCATCGAAAGTGCTACAAGTTTGAGAACATTCTTAGCAGTGTCCGTTGAACTCGAAGATAGTTGGGGAGAATTCTACTTATCTAGTAAGATTCTGGTTGACTTACTTCAGAAGTTACCACTTTTAAGGGTCCTGTGTTTGAGTGGTTATTTCATTAGCGAGGTACCAGAGACCATTGGCAGTTTGAAGCACTTGCGGTACCTTAATTTATCTCGTACTTTAATCACATGTCTACCAGAAAATGTCGGCAATCTCTACAATTTACAATCATTAATCCTTTATAGATGTAACAGTCTAAGTATGTTGCCCATAAACTTCTCTAAGCTTAAAAACTTGCGGCATCTGGATATTAGGGGTACTCCGCTTTTGAGTAAGATGCCCTTAGGGATTGGCAAGCTGAAAAGCTTACAAACTCTCTCCAAGATCATTATCAGAGGAGATAATGGCCTTGCAATAGCCGAGCTTAAAGACCTCACAAATCTTCATGGGAAGACTCACATCAAGGGGCTGGAAAAAGTGGAAATAGCGTCGCATGCATCTGAGGCAAACTTATCGCAAAAAAGGCTAAGCGGTTTAGAACTAGAATGGAGTGGCGTGTTTAATGATTCTAGAAAGAAATCGCTAGAAAAGGAGGTCCTCGATGCGTTGAAGCCTCATAGTGAGAGTTTGATAAAGCTTGGAATAGTGTCATATGGGGGTATAGAGTTTCCTGATTGGGTTGGGGATATATCGTATCTTAATCTGATTAGCGTGTCTCTACGTGGCTGTAAACATTGTACATCTTTACCACCACTTGGGCAGTTGCCCTCACTTAAGGAGTTGTATATTGAAGACATAAATGAGGTGAAAGCTATGGGTTCAGAGTTAATTGGGACCGGTCGTGCATTCACATCACTTGAAGTTCTTGAATTACGGAATATGAAGAGGTTGGAAGTATGGTCAACTCCTATTGAGGTCGTGTCATTTCCATGCCTTAAAAAGCTTGTTATTAGAGGTTGTCCTAATTTGGTTCAAGTGTCACCTGGAGCACTGCCCTTATTGAATATTCTACAAGTATCTGAATGTGATAGTGCTGTGTTGAGAAGCCTGGTTCCAGTGGCTTCATCAGTCAAGGAGTTGAGAATAAAATCTATGTTAGGGCTTAGTGATGTGGCGTGGAGAGGTGCTATTGAGTATCTTGGAGGAGTTGAAGTCATATCCATAAGCAAATGTAACGAAATAAGATACCTGTGGGAAtcagaagcaaaggcgagtaagGCTCTTACAAAATTAAGGGAGTTGCGTTTTATTAAATGTCAAAATTTGGTGAGACTGGGTGAGAAAGAGGAGGATGATTGTGGGCGCAACCTCATAACAACTCTTAGGACGTTAAAGATAGAAGATTGTAAGAGTATGGAGCATTGTAGGTGTCCAAATAACACTGAGATTTTGCTCATCGGTGGTTGTAGTTCTATTACATCTACTTCATTCCCCACAACAGGAGAGCAGAAGTTCAAATCACTTGAAATTGATTCTTGTGACAAACCATTAGAAAAGGAGTTTGGAGGAGATAACACTAGGGTTGTTATCAACAACACAAGCATCCCAAAGCTTCAATATGTACTGTTAGGCTCCTTGCCAAATCTGACAACAATCATTGAATTGAGTCACTTTATTCACCTCACATACCTGGTAATAGAGAGTTGTCCAAGTATGGAGTCATTTCCAGATCACGAGTTGCCTAATCTCACCTCCTTAACATTTCTGTATATATTAAATTGCTCAAGTAAAGATGATTCCTTTCCTCGTGGGCCTCCCAAACTGCATACCCTTTTCATAGGGGGGTTGAAGAGGCCCATCTTAGAGTGGGGACCACAGAATTTCCCAACCTCACTTGTCAACCTAACGTTATTTGGTGATCCGTCAGAAGATGATGATGTGAGTAGGTGTAGTCAGTTGtctcatcttcttccttcatCTCTTACTTCTCTTGCGTTAGATGGATTTAAGAAACTGAAATCAGTTTCAGTGGGACTCCAACACCTCACCTCCCTCCAACATCTCTTTTTAGCGTATTGCCCAAAGATGAAGCATCTACCAGACATTCTGCTGCCTTCACTTCTGAGTTTAAACATTGCTGAATGCCCAAAGCTAGAAGGAAGGTGCAGTAGAAGAGGCTCCTATTGGTCCCGCATCTCTCATATCCCCTGCATCAGAATAAACACAGAAAGCTTTGTTTCTTTAGTGTTCCCAAAAGATTGTAAGTACTCTTTCAATAAAAGTACATTATTAGTTCAATAA